TCGAGTTGTTCTCTTCAAACTGttctacaaaaattaaaaactgtacACACCAAATATGGGTAACAATTTTAAGGAGCGTCTCTAAAATCAATACGAAAAAACTACCGACAAATAAATGAACACACTCGTACAAATGTAGAAATAATGTGTCAATAGaggttaaataaaacaaaataaaaggcTTTTTACTTACATTAGCTATGGCACGCAGAAACACGATAATCTCTTCATTCTTTAGTTTACAAAACTGTGAGCATAAAAGAAAACTCTTCAAATTGATTGTGTACTTGTGATGCTGCAAAAGAAAAACAGCGAATAATTCAAGATATATACAAAGAAGATATTTACAAATCTTACATGATCTAGTAAAGCAAAAAGCTGGAGAAGTTGCGAATTTTTGGGATCGATCCGCAGTAGTTCAGCAAAGGTAAATATGTCTAAACGGTCAGTATTGTTTATGCTAAGAAAATCCGCAACTAATTCTTGATCACGCACGGAATCTGGGAGTAAACTGTAAAAATGGAAATTAGGATAAAGCAAAATTAGcgattggtaaaaaaaaatgttaatatattatatatatttaaatataaaacgaaggattaaattaaaaatttagaatcCGAACTTCcaaattcaataaaagaaatataggGTAATATTTTTACTTGGGATCGTAACTACTGTAGCTTAATTCGAATTAAGCTTATTTGATATTTTGCTCAGAAATAAGAGTGATCATTATGTGatatacagttttttttcattcctaTTGAAAAACGACAAAGAATATAATTTGGCATGCATCTCCTTAAACTTACCCCAAATTGTAAAGCACCCGttcaatttcaataatatcGCCAGGGAAGGGCACACGCATATCTTTGGCACGACTCATTGTAATCACATCTTCGAAAGAGTATTCTGACGTAGGCACACCAAGCGCTCTTTCGGTAGGATGAAAGATGAAAAGAAGAattcaaattaatgaaaattcaaaatgtgctaaaataaacatataactGTTAAGTCGTATCTCGCACTTACTTAGCCATAACATCTCGCACATTATTCGCATATAAATTCGCATCAGCCTTTTCCTCCTCAGACGGTGTGTACACCGGTAAAAATTCGATTTCACAACGACTATAGAATTGCGACATTGTCATCCAAAGTAGTTTCAGactaaaaagtaacaaaatcaattgagtatacatatatatatatatatatatatagaaaataaaataaaaaggtaaAATGTAAACTAATTACTTATCAAATGGAGGATCCTGTAACTTTAAACGCCGTTTAGagtgggtgttttttttttatgaagagCTTTTAAGTCTTAGAAATAAACTCGGTGGTTCGACCTATCAAGAAAGACCACCTCCATGAACTCTTCGTGTTTCTTGTTAGATTTGGTAAAAACAAATCGGGctcacaaaaatataatattctttaaatatttccgACCAAAGAAGTCTATAGTTAATTAAGACATTATGTCAATGCCTAGTTAGCCTGAAGGATTGCGGAGCGAAGTCGAAGGTAAAAACAATAACCAAATATAACAAGAGAAAAAGTTAAGTTCGCTTTCCTtacgagaacttgattttgatcggtcagtttgcatgacGTCTGTGTGCTATATGGTCCGATCtgtaattcatgccaaatttcgtgaagatatttctttaaataaaatgtttatctcagctatatgctagaatTATCTGAGGTGaccaatttcttcagagattgtagtGTAGCCTTCAATTCCAATTCAAAAATCTATCCgcacaagagcttgattttgatcggtatgtttgtatggcagctatacttgtatgctatagtgctccgataccggcggttccgacaagtgagcagctttTCGGGGAGGAAAGGACTtctgcaaattttcagattgatatctcaaaaacagaggGACTGtttagcgtatatacagacagacggatatggctaaatagactcaggtcgtcacgctgatcatttatatatatacaccctgttcaggagacaaatataataaaaaccgaactttaaaataaataaaatatttaagagtCAACTTACACGCCTGGACCGTCCCAAGTCCACGTGAATGAATCATATTTGTTAGGATACTTGAGCAATACTGGTTGTATAGGTACGCCTGGATAGAATGCACCAGGCTTAAATTTAATCAATGCCTTGCGATTGGTACACGTGCCCTCAGAAAAGATAACTACTTGTGGCCACTCCTCTTCAGAGCGTGCACGCTCTACAATCTCACGTATCGTATTCTGTCGAGAATTGGGATCCTCGCGTTGCACATAAATGGGTTGGGCGAAATTAATGATTTCTTAGGGATGTACAAAttagtatatacgtatatatatttcgTCAAGAAAAATACGACACATTTTAATGGTGAGATGTACTTACTGCCCAACAGAGGTATATCAGAGGTTTCACGCTTCGCCACAATCGATGGTGGACCAGTTGTTACCACAATGATCGAATCAACATACGAAGAGTGCGGCGCCACCACCATGATGGGTGCTTGCTTCGGTGACGCACGTTCGCCAGTCAATTTGACATGATGAAATGTTCCGGCAGCGAAGAGCGTACGCATGGCGCCGGAGGTTATGCGTTGAAATTGTCTGAAATGTGGCAAATCcgtgaaaactttaaaaatacatttgtaatttagtgttttcgaaatatttacctTCGCCAGCCGGTTATGGGGCTCGCCTTTAAATCGTCGAGCGTCAAACCGTACAAGCCGATGCAGGCAAACATCCATGCGGATAGAAGTGAGAGAAGACAGCCGAATACGCGAATCGGCATCAAAAGCACTGTTAGCACGTAAAtctgcaaacaaaaaacaataaaaattgtataaacaaagtataaataaatttgatttgtttGCTTATACCTAAAATACACTGAATGATTTACAATCAGCTGTTCGAAAGAGTGCTGATTATCGCGGAAGCAAAACATTTGTAATTAAAAGTGATTCTTAGAACACTCAACATCGAttagataatttattttaacatttttacttcAGCACTGAGAACCTACGGAAGTGTTTAGTTTTAAACCTTCGAACAGATCTTGTGAAAAGATAACAAGAATTATCAATTTCACTGTGCGGAGTTATGACAATATGTCAAAAATTATATCGTCAATTGGGACGACAATAGAACGCTGAATATACTATGAACAAATACCTGAAACCCATGATTCAATACTAATACTAATGAACATTTAACACGTTTCATAcctaaaacattaaccaaaatgtgttaagtCGAGCCATAAAAGatattgagatcctctgctatctctctgatacaAACAccacgattttcaagcactgtttctctAAGTTTGTTCTTTAACATGAGTTatgaccttcactgaatgcttcgTGCCACTCAAATCTTTGTGTTCGTAATAAAGGAGACTCCCCAAAATACTTCTGcaacaaattcaaattttctgTATCCATGATTCGGTTTCGCGcacagtttaaatggaccagtccggCTCAAATTTTACCCGATGGTACTTATGTACATGGAGCAATATTTACAAACTTCTAAACTTAGAAAAGTAAAAACACCCCACACCCCCATCATTTTAGGAGTACACCTAGAGTGACTagctaaaaaaagtttattttttttttttaagaaaactgctgcatgaaatgttttaaaattttgaggatatatttatatatgtatatgtagttaatgaatatacttgtacatactcaaaaaagttaaatttttactgaGCTATTCGCTATTTTCCAAGTTACTTAAAAAGAACAGGTTCTCCACTGCTACAGTGTTTGCCGCTTTCATTGTGGTTAATggcaaaaaatggaaaaagctATTAATCTGTAAGGTATTGAATATGCAATGAGtgattgttaataaaaatttaaatttaaccaAATGACAgactttgaaattttgtttgaaaattagaTGATTTTTGGCGAAAAACTGAAGGGTCCACTATATAGagaattatatacaaaataagcagaaaaatcaAAGCGATCGGATGAATTGGATTTGAGTTAGAACTGCAGCCAATTTGAAACATGTGGTTTAGAATAaacgcatttaaaaataaactgatcGAGCTGAGCAGCAAGgcgataactcaaaaaatatttgaaatattaattgaCAATttgagtatgttatttttaaaaatatatactatcgaaatatacaaaacatttttcaaatatcacATTAAGTGTGCCCCTTAAGAATATTAATAACATTcaagaaattaataaatgacAAAACGAGCTCGTCAATGAGTGGGTGTATTtcgcatttttttaaaattaaatttaacaaaatacgTATTAATAGCTATTGTACACGACCATACATGCGTTCGTAAATAagtgaaagaaatgaaaaatcattgagacaaaaacattttaaaacatatatacatatgtatgtgtgcacatgtATAAGTGTGTCTAAGTAatcacatataaaaatatgcacaaTTTTTTCCAtggaaaattacataaatattcaacCACTGATTGCAAACCAAATTGCTTAATtcctgaaaaagaaaaattactcATCGATaagaaatacatacacattagAGCGAGTTGATTTACAGGGAGCCAAATATGCGGGAGATGTACTACGGATCATTCTTAACAACTTTGCCTAAgagaatatgggtctaaaaccgatttctcgattttttagttgaaatttattttttgtatccaaatgaaatttaatatataggtgcattttaaaattctattgataatttgtcggaatcggcCTGATCGGGCAACATATATCCCATACAACTGATTacaaaaacgaaatttcaagaaacgacacaaatactttcgaataacgtgcaactaaagtttgtttgctattctttttttaaattcaaaatatttgaatacacGTATTTGGggctgtatgtatgcatatgcgtGATATAGGTGTACTCGGAAACCCAGAACcttaaaataatatcgaaatgcaaaattcccaaaaattattgttataataCGCAATCTATTTTCTCTCAACAGTGGCATGATTGACAAATGTtctaaaaaatgtgggttttgactgctttctctcgaatcaaagagtttcgtataATGTCATCCTTGACAGCACATCAATACACATATTGTTTATAGACATGTGAATGCTTTTAAATCTGATTTCACTACCTCAAAGTTTATGTGTGTGCTTTCCGATATGTTTCAACAttattacgtatgtatgtatgtatctagaTATGAGTCTTAAAAATTTGTCATAAAAACACTTGCTCATGTATGTGCATTTCGGTATAGAGCATATGCGCGtgcaaaaaaagttttagaacACATGCACGTACaaattataaacttaaaacaagacaaaacgttgacttcggttgcaccttcacaaatacaaaggcttcttacaaaaacttgatttcgatcgttcaatttgtatggcagctatatgatatagtaatcctATCTGAATAATtgcttcggagattacattgttgccttagaaaataactcatgccaaatttcgtgaagatacatcgtcaaatgaaaaagttttccatacaagtacttaattccgattgtccagtttgtatggcagctatatgctatagtgatccgatatcggccgttccgacaaatgagcaccttcttagtgagaaaaggacaggtgcaaaattccagatcgatagcttgaaaactgagggagtagtttgtatatatacagtcagacggacatggctaaatcaactcagctcgtcgggctgatcatttatgtgtatatttatagggtctccgacgttcccTCTggctgttaaaaacttcgtggcaaacttaagagCAAGAGAACAATTACTAAACTGCTTGGACACCTATGGTTTGGAGCTAGAGCAGTTATACTCCAACACTATCGACAATGAAGCCAATATTGTCAAGGCAAGCAAAATACTGCAGGATGTGCTGGAAGCTAGAATCTTGCAAGAGTCGGATACTGCTGTAGATGAAGAAGAAGTATTACAAAGAATAATTGAGTTCGTATTTTCCATAGTAATATGCGTAGCTCATATGCTACAGCTTGCTGCTGATGACTGAAAACAGTTGGTCCTTCATAGGAGGAATGTAGAACGCTAATAAAGCGAGTTCGTACATTAATTCGTGCGGAATGTAGCAATACCCAAATGCCTGTACTAGACGACTTAACGCGTTGGAACTCAACATATGTCATGGTTCCTTCCCTTCAAAAATCTAATGCACTGACATAGAAGATTTTCACTGGGATTTTGTATCGAATTTCGTTAAAGCTTTCCAACCTCTGGCATCTGTGCATGCAAAGcgaacaatatattttttgagatttttacaGAGATTGGTTGTCGTGTCAATTGGAGTGAAGTGATCTTGATACTACAGTCTCATACGCTGCACAACTACTTGATGCCATGAAAACCCGGAAACAACAACTAATGGACAATAATGCATTTATTACGGCATGATATTTATATCCGCGCTTTAATTTTCAAGGCTCTATTATGTTGACTGCACAAGAGAAATTAAATGCCGAGGTATAAaagttacattttttaaatttttactaacacaattttacttatttaaaatcaTCTAATAAAAACTTATGAAAATATGCTGCGGCTGCAAGATCACATGCCGTTCAGTCCTCAAAATCGGAATCTACAGCATACTGATCGTTTGCCTTCTACATCAAGCCACTGCCCCGAAAGACATAATTGTGAAGAGCTGATGCAGACGACACGTGAATCGGAAGTAGTTCCAAATTTTCGACATGGGTTAAAGGCATTTGCGAGTGGAAGAAAGCTGTCTTTAGACACTGATATATTGTGCTACTGGAAGACATACTCCCTAGATAATGAGCTCAGAAAACTTGCTGAAGTCGTTTTAGCTGTTCCAGCAACCCCGGTTTCAGTGGGCATTAAGCGCTTTATCACTAATTTTAAGTAAACATGGTTCAAAAGTAAACGATGCTACCGTTAATAATGTACTTATTACAAAACTAAATTTCGATTTGTTGCACTTCAcagaaaatgatataaatttggCTACTTCACATTGCAATTAGTgcttgttttacttttattattttacgaaTAATAAACATTTCTAATTTCTTCTTATCGTTGAAGCAAAAAAGATGTTTAATTTAAGTTCATAATGTGCATGTGTATTTAATCCGAACATTTGTTAAAAACGCACGTGAGCAAGTGCTTTGTTCACATAAAGGATGTTCGTAACACCTAAACCTAAACAAGATAGTTATAGagttatatgtgtttgtatataatataaataatcagaatgacgaaacgagttgaattccAGATTACTGTATGTCCGCCCGCCGGTCCATACGTACAAGCTTTTACTTGAATAAaacttaagatatcttgatgaaactttccTTCTTTGGCACTATAAAAAAAGTCGGTGCAGTAGATGGACGGAATCGGAGTACTGTCCTGCCCATAAAATGCCGTTAAtcgaaaaactttaaaacgccataactaagccgtaaattaagaGATCAAACTATAATCGCAGTAGAGAAGGGCATCTGTGGCTTGCCTgcctaataaatttaatgtaaagGGTGTATTTTTTAGACGTGTAGTTTTCTatgagataaatattttttcggagttggtccTTATGACAGTTATTTGATGATGGGGTTAGGGATActcagaaatttcaaaaaatccatttttttggcatttttgttatgtttaatatcttgaaaatattctctgaaaatccgataattattttttgagttattcgacaaataacaaagagcgcttgggcacttcaaagcgctcgggaACGGGTAGCTAGCacttaaatgcgtttttctcaaaactatgttttttgatgacaactgtaactcgaataccgctcagtagattttaatgaaatttatacagcttttagaaaacataataaattcggGCCTGATCGAAGAATCGATAAAATAACATGATGtaatagcaaaaacaatttaCTGAAAATTCTCATGTTGTCTTGCCTCTGACTACCCCGAACCCCTTATATTCAATTTGGTTTGTCAttttataatgaacagacttaccACGGAACAACGGTTGCAaattgtgcaaatttattaccaaaataatggttcggttcgcgCGCTAAGTCGGTAATACGAGCAACCATGGATTGGTTTCGCACTACATTTACCCCAGTGGATTAAGCGCAATTTCAGAGATGACGTACAGTGCTCGCCGAAGACGTTATTGCTGCTTTAGGCCATCCGCTTTGTGAAAGATTTTGcggaaggatcttggtttgcgggcttacaaaatccaactcgtgcaagaattaAAGCCGAACGACCATTAAGCGCGTGGAAATCAATAGGAAACGCTATAGAGCCGTGTTTAATGACattttcgtgcctgaattgaATAATActgatgtggacgacctttggtttcaacaagacggcgctacatgccatacagccaacgaaacaatcaatttattaagGGGAACTGTGAGCGCATTGTCTCACGTCGTGGACCTGTCGCGTGGCCGCCAAGTTCGTGCGctttaacaccgctggacttttttttttgtgaggtCATGTGAAGTCGCTTATTTGCCCGACATCATTAATAactatatgcgttttatttcttcttgaaaaacACATGTCTATAAAACACCatatacatatctcacaaactactaaagctatatcaaCTAAATTTGCCCTAGAGaatattgaaaactactaagTCCGATAAATCACCAAATAAAAATCTTCATAGTAGCCGTTTTCAAAGTTGGAGAATTCACCTTTAGGTTCCTATGTTTCATTAAATACGctaacattttcaaatttggtGCTTGAAATTTCGAGATCCCGACGCTTTATGCTATaccatagtgtgaaaatggccgAAATCGGTCTACtgccacgcctacttcccatatataaaatttttattaaattcct
The sequence above is drawn from the Bactrocera oleae isolate idBacOlea1 chromosome 5, idBacOlea1, whole genome shotgun sequence genome and encodes:
- the LPCAT gene encoding lysophosphatidylcholine acyltransferase, producing MTTSAFKNKRNNAASNDAEADGHISNDANNADLNHTMEKTDSEEDAWSSTGYNYINPFVHRLQIENNIDLAKIYVLTVLLMPIRVFGCLLSLLSAWMFACIGLYGLTLDDLKASPITGWRRQFQRITSGAMRTLFAAGTFHHVKLTGERASPKQAPIMVVAPHSSYVDSIIVVTTGPPSIVAKRETSDIPLLGKIINFAQPIYVQREDPNSRQNTIREIVERARSEEEWPQVVIFSEGTCTNRKALIKFKPGAFYPGVPIQPVLLKYPNKYDSFTWTWDGPGVLKLLWMTMSQFYSRCEIEFLPVYTPSEEEKADANLYANNVRDVMAKALGVPTSEYSFEDVITMSRAKDMRVPFPGDIIEIERVLYNLGLLPDSVRDQELVADFLSINNTDRLDIFTFAELLRIDPKNSQLLQLFALLDHHHKYTINLKSFLLCSQFCKLKNEEIIVFLRAIANLYAESTQRITRQNFARILRHTGKMTPEKCDALFFAIDSTNKGCISFDEFERYTKDHPQYKFLYKKQEHLRRTQAGGNVKKQI